agagaggaggggatagggtcaagcgggcaggttgttgggcggccggccgtcacaagtcgcaagatttcatctggagagagagaggagaaagaagtcaaagcatagggtagggcagtgtgagcaggaccagcggtgtcatttgacttaataaatgaggatcggatgtcgtcaaccttattttcaaaatggttgacgaagtcatccacagagagggaggagggagggggaggaggaggaggaggaggattcagcagggaggagaaggtggcaaagagcttcctagggttagaggcagaggcttgaaatttagagtggtagaaagtggctttggcagtggaaacagaggaagagcatgtagagaggagggagtgaaaagatgacaggtccacagggagtctagttttcctccatttccgcctggctgcccggagccctcttctgtgagctcgcaatgagtcgtcaagccacggagcaggaggggaggaccgagccggccgggaggataggggacatagagagtcaaaagatgcagaaagggaggagaggagggttgaggaggcagaatcaggagatcggagggagaaggatttagcagagggaagagattataggatggaagaggagagagtagcgggagagagagaccgaaggttgcaacggcacattaccatctgagtaggggcagagtgagtagtgttggaggagagcgagagagaaaaggatacaaagtagtggtcagagacttggaggggagttgcagtgagattagtagaagaacagcatctagtaaagatgaggtcaagcgtattgcctgccttgtgagtagggggggatggtgagagggtgaggtcaaaagaggaaaggagtggaaagaaggaggcagagagaaatgagtcaaaggcagacttaaagtcacccagaactgtgaggggtgagccatcctcagaaaaggaacttatcaaggcgtcaagctcattgatgaactctccaagggaacctggagggcgataaatgacaaggatgttaaacttgaatgggctagtgactgtgacagcatggaattcaaatgaggagatagacagatgggtcaggggaaaaagagagaatgagatgaggattcctgttccaccgccgcgctgaccagatgctctcggggtatgcgagaacacatggtcagatgagggaAGAGCAGTAGgaatagcagtgttttctgtggtaatccatgtttccgtcagcgccaagaagtcgagggactggagggtagcataggctgagatgaactctgccttgttggccgcagaacagcagttccagaggctcccagagacctggaactccacgtgggtcatgcgcacagggaccaccagattagagtggcaacagccacgtggtgtgaagcgtttgtatggcctgtgcagagaggagaggagagaacagggatagacagatacatagttgacaggctacagaaaaaggctacaataatgcaaaggagatcggaatgaaatgaactaaacatctgggaaagcgagagagcggggcctccctcacttacgtttcactgaaacactcaaatataactctcccaacttccactttagaaattataattgttgtaaactacagcggttcaatgatttctaggaatagactctaacttagtttattcagctagctaacttggtacagtattcttctgtgaaaactgTCCAGGGCAccaaatcctatgacgccatagccaactagcatgccagcctccaataacacggtttagcaccaatactcggttacaacaaaccaccagtatgttaacacgccaagcagatcattcgtgtccgtgtctaacgttgtgtaaagttttgggttagttttgacagtttgagtgagtacatcatcaacttattcagccagttagttagctagaatagttagcatactagctagccattgctttctgccaacgaaccaacccctcctcccacggcacgaacacacagagagagccaagctaacgttaactagtcacccatgtcccgaattcccttgaacgactctggttaccagtatgtaaaaacaaaacacaaataaatgtaggttataacttacccttagtagctactgttcgccagttaagtgcaaagctagccactgaatcgattcagccagttcgcgtctgtcccaacggagagaaagcgtctccaaatattaaaactaggtcgttccagctattgtttagttagctatccaggtagcaacaagctagctacatttcgagtattgtagctactaactacctaacgttaacgcttcagataatgaggttagaaaacagctgaatggtaggtagctagctggcataattacaggtactcttaagcgtgaaataacattggaaacaactatccacagttgctaatagttaccagtagctacccgctagctagtccaggtagtgggttagctagcctcgtgcttcaccgggctcaaccgaatacaatacttacctacaataattacctacaataatctacaataactacctagataaactacctacaatacctaactacaatacctacctacaatctaaatacatggtttaagctttactcgacaccatataagccaagcttacctcccgccagagagagacacaacctcacccaacGCCTGCCTGTTAgctttttttatacaggtaacgagctgagattaggagcacactcttaaagggagtgctcctaatctcagtttgttacctgtataaaagacacctgtccacagaagcaatcaatcaatcagattccaaactctccaccatggccaagaccaaagagctctccaaagatgtcagggacaagattgtagacctacactggaatgggctacaagaccatcgccaagcagcttggtgagaaggtgacaacagttggtgcgattattcgcaaatggaagaaacacaaaagaactgtcaatctccctcggcctggggctccatgcaagatctcacctcgtggagttgcaatgttcatgagaacggtgaggaatcagcccagaactacacgggaggatcttgtcaatgatctcaaggcagctgggaccatagtcaccaagaaaacaattggtaacacactacgccgtgaaggactgaaatcctgcagcgcccgcaaggtccccctgctcaagcaagcacatatacaggcccatctgaagtttgccaatgaacatctgaatgattcagaggagaactgggtgaaagtgttgtggtcagatgagaccaaaatcgagctctttggcatcaactcaactcgccgtgtttggaggaggaggaatgctgcctatgaccccaagaacaccatccccaccgtcaaacatggaggtggaaacattatgctttgggggtgtttttctgctaaggggacaggacaacttcaccgcatcaaagggacgatggacggggccatgtaccgtcaaatcttgggtgagaacctccttccctcagccagggcattgaaaatgggtcgtggatgggtattccagcatgacaatgacccaaaacacacggccaaggcaacaaaggagtggctcgaaGAAGCACattcaggtcctggagtggcctagccagtctccagaccttaatcccatttaaaatctgtggtgggagctgaaagttcgagttgccaaacgtcagcctcaaaaccttaatgacttggagaagatctgcaaagaggagtggaacaaaatccctcttgagatgtgtgcaaacctggtggccaactacaagaaacgtctgacctctgtgattgccaacaagggttttgccaccaagtactaagtcatattttgcagaggggtcaaatacttatttccctcattaaaatgcaaatcaattgataacatttttgacatgcgtttttttctggatttgtttgttgttattctgtctctcactgttcaaataaacctaccattaaaattatagactaatcatgtctttgtcagtgggcaaacatacaatcatgagctggtagcttagtggttaagcgcgttgtgccagtaaccgaaaggtcgctggttctaatccccgagccgactaggtgaaaagtctgtcgatgtgcccttgagcaaggcacttaaccctaattgctcctgtaagtcgctctggataagagcgtctgctaaatgactaaaatgtaaatgtaaaaatgggatcaaatacttttttcgctCACTGTATAAGAAGACTTCTATGCAGGTTTGGTGTGAGAGTGGCACAGTTGAAGAGGCAGGGACTAAACTGGTTTACTCCGTTTTAGAGAAATTGAGTTTGCCATTTAGCCAACATACAGTATCAATGAAGCAAGAATTGATGCAGGATGCTGCATAGGAGTCTGTCTCCTTGCATTTGAGAAATCAGACATTTTAAATGGACCAAGTACAAATCCCTGTGGGACTCCTGTAGTGTGCCATCAGAACATACATTTTTTATGACCTCACTATTATTTTTATTGATATTACAGCACATAAATATCCTAATTGGCAATTGACAGATGTAAATGTTCAAAATAACTAAAGCCTAGTCTGCCTCTGCAGATATCACCATTTTGAATAAGAGTTGATTGAAAAGGGTCACAAATACATGGAGGTGAAGCCAATCTACAGGTACATGAGCCTGAAGAACCAGGGTGATGAAATCAACCTCTCACAGCACCTTGACTTTGAGACAACCAAGTCTCCTACTTTACAGAGAAAAGCAGCAAGACCCCCACCTGTACGCCCTAAAACACAAGATTTACAAATAGCTAGACACAAACTTCCACCCCTTCCTCCATCATTGGAGAACTCCAATTCCTTGTCCTGCTCTGGCGGCTCATGGCACTCACTCTTCTGCTCCTTAGCAGAGGTGCCCTGTAATCTACGGGTCCTGAGTGTGGCACATGTGTGCTCCTGTCTGCGACTGCTCAACTTGGCCCAGTACTGCCAGGCCTTTGAGAGGGAGCAGATTGACGGGGACGTGTTGTACACAGTTGAGCCCAGCATGATGAGGGAGACCCTGGGTATGGAGAGCCTGCACGTGGGCAAGCGTCTCCGCTTCCGAGAGGGCTGGAAGCCCTTACTTGGGTCCTCTGGAGCTGATCAGGTTGGGTAGTAACGGATTACCTGTAATggggatacagtgggggaaaaaagtatttagtcagccaccaattgtgcaagttctcccacttaaaaagatgagagaggcctgtaattttcatcataggtacatgtcaactatgacagacaaattgagattttttttctccagaaaatcacattgtaggatttttaatgaatttatttgcaaattatggtggaaaataagtatttggtcacctacaaacaagcaagatttctggctctcacagacctgtaacttcttctttaagaggctcctctgtcctccactcgttacctgtattaatggcacctgtttgaacttgtacctatgatgaaaattacaggcctctctcatctttttaagtgggagaacttgcacaattggtggctgactaaatactttttttccccactgtatgctatcAGATTATAAAAATGTAAGGGGAAATCTGGGATCCAAACAGCAATAAAGCGGTCATCCTGCCACTTTTTTGGTAACCAGCTGCATGaaaataaatgacattttggAAAAATGTATTGCATCTTTTATGTTAGGCTAAGTACCTTTTACATTAGTAATGGTTGAAGTGTCATTCAAAATGAAGGTTACTTTTGTGCTGGGAAGCAAACATTCCTCCACACAGCATGATTAAAAGCACAGGTTTCAGGCTTACTGCCTTGTCCTGCTGTCACACCACAGGACCGGTGGAGTCACAGACGTCATTGACATTTTAATTTCTATTGCCAAATTTCTCATTTCATTTACCACAACTACAGCAATAAGATACAGAAATAAATACCCACATGCTTTCCAAGAAAATAAACATAACATAAGTTTTAGGGGCAACAAAAAGCATGCAAAGAAAAGGCTAAATTATCTAAGatatttgcacataaaacatATACCTTAGATACCTTGTGGGCTGAAAAGGTGTGAACTTGGGATAACTTTTTCAGTATGAACATAAAACATCAATAACAATCATTTCAGTAACCACACCTGAGGCAAGACTCATTGTCATTGATATTTTACTTTTTAAAAACAATAACACAGTGCAAAAGATTTTAAGACAGCAAATTATTTCTGAGGACAGAGAGGATGGCCTCAGTAAACAAGGGTTCTTTCAACAGTGTAATTGCAGAGCACTACACAGTTGAAATCCTTATAGAATGCTTCACTATTGGGCATTTCACAAATTGTGCATTTATTGGTGTATGTATCAGCTGATGCAAACAAATGTCCCCTTTGGGGATTAATAAAGTAGGCTACTATTTTATCTGAGCTGTTTTCCATAGATATCTTAAAATCAACAATACTGTAAAGGTGCAGAGGACCTGAAATAAAAAGTCCTCCATGATGTCATCGAGAAGCCTCTTGCGTTAACCTGTCTAACACCTGCTCCGGGGTTAGTGACCCAGTCACCTTGACAATCTTCTCAGGATCTGGAGCCCTGCAGAGAGACATAAGGACATGATGAAGCATTTTAGTTTACGTTCCTGAAACTGTTCTGTTATGGGCAACACAGTACATAAACATGCATCATGAAGCATCCAGAGATGTCCATACACAGCTCTCAAACCTTGTCCAAAACGACTTCGCCTCTCTTCTCTTCAACTCCAGAACGAGATCCGCATTGGCCTGCCCATCAGTTGGCGGTGCGGCAATAGCGACACCTACTGCCTCTATAGACACATaggaaagaaaatattgtaccATAGCtacgtaatatatatatatatatatagttttacAAAATACTCAATTAGTCTTTACTAGCGGACTTTATTTTGCCATCAGTGTTTCGCATACAAAATGTGTACACCTGTAATCGCGTTCTGTTCAGATCCCGGTTTCGCCTGCACTGAAATTGTCACCACTTTGTTCTTGTCTCGAGTTACTTGCCCAGAAGACGAAGGTGTCTGCGACGGCTTCTGTAGGCCTACAGTTTTATTCTGAGGAAAGGCGAGGAGCACAAAATGTTTAGAACGTACTGTAGTACTGTTAGTAAGTAGCCATAGGTCTGCATTACAATTATTTCAGTAAATTAGCTTAACCAAACCTCTGGCTGGCTAGTAAAGCTAAACCCTACATGGTGCTTGTTTTAGCACAGCCTTACCGTTTTGGTCTTTTTGGGAATTTTATGCATTTCAGAGTAATTTCTTCTTGCTGCAAAATGTCCCTCAAACTGATGTGATGATGGGGACAGTCTCCGACAGAAGGTGAGAGACAAATGGTTTTGGATAAAGTAACGTTAGCTAAAATGTAACACCTGAAATAATGGTGTCCGGGTTAAACAAAGAGAACAGGTTTGGGTGAACATCAAGGAATGTCCGTGACTATTGAAAATACAGTGCATTTTTTGAATAATCTCCTGTAACTTCAAGGCACAGTTGGTCAAAACATGTAACGTTAAACACAGCTAACGTTGCAACACATCGGTGTCAACTCTGCGCCCTATCTGCGCATGTTTTCAAATCATGAACCGCATCAGATGTATCAGCCTCCATTCAAGTTGCTCTTAATTATTTTTGCTTGAGTTGGGTAGTTCATTTCGTGTAATTTATTTTCAAGTGCAAACTATCTAAATTGTTTCTTGTTTTTTGTCAAGACATTCTGGAAATGAATTACACAACAATTATCCCACATAACATCTGCTCACTTTTTATGACTAGTATACTTCAACAAGTTCTGTATCACTTTAGTTGAAGAGCTGCTACATAATAACTTAATTCATAAACCACATAACACATTAATGAGCAGTACACAACACAAGCATTTATGAAATAGGCTACCTATAAACAGCTGCAGTATAATGAAATACTGTGACATAACTTTAACAGAAACTTGCAGGTTCTGAAGTAAGCATTTAGTAAATGCTTATGTAttggttatgaatgtgttatgcaGTCCTTATGTGCCCCTAAACTTCAAGGTGTTACAGCATATTCAAATTCTATAATGTTATCCCATCCCCCCCCAAAATACCTATGACTTCCTTTCCTTGCAGTTGAGTGGTTCAGAATTCCTACTGTGGGTCCCCTTTAAGTTCTTCCTATTCATTCAGAAACTTCAGAGCAAGCAGCataacacacagcacacacactcacacacagagccTGGAGCAGCGAGACTCTCGAAAGTGTTTTATCCCTACATGGGCTACCCTGTTGCATTCATCTCAGAAGTTGACAAAAGACGTTGACAAAATAATTGTGGACCAAGTATCCAGTGAAAGTCTCGTCCCTCAATGGAAAAAACTCCAAGCCAAGACACAGAGGAAAATCCTTATCTATGGTAAGAATAACTAATATTTCACCGCTTTGGGATTCTATATAGTCAGATGTTAGGAAAAGCAATAGGGTTGTTCaaccaattcggtgccttttgagaagtgtaacttggtccCCAAAAAAcgtttgatttcacctaattttaacattctgtcataaaggcacatgttaaaaaaattaaaacatgtTTTACCATCTCAAGTTtaagttttttttaaatgactatagtaagtgcctacccatttggcacacactggttgaatcaacgttgtttccacgtcatttgaATGAAGTGatgttgaaccaacatggaatagactttgacttgacgtctgtgcccagtgggttttaagtgccaaataaattaACAGGTTGAccttaacagggttgacgatttcatcttaaatcaacCATCAATCCCCtggtgacagggggaatggaagatggtagtgtgcaacagggagtggcaattaaatgcaagcttcacaaaaaaatgtaattgttaaaacatttctagtcTGTCTATCTATGTTATGGTCGACCCGTTCAGTTTTCCATcccaaaacaccagaaaatggcccaAAAAAGAGTAGAATCAGTTCACCTGCTTATAcgctatgatttgactattagatgttcaatgtttctttgttctccatgtggtctatattaaagggcacttaaaaaaaatatatcaggcttttaaaattcaatattggtgcacaatttgatacttaaaatatcaaagggatgcaaaaggcaCCCATATATAGCTTACATATTTgccatgactaaaatgtaatgtaatgtaaatttaTAAATTTGCCAGTCATAGGAAAACTGGTACATTTTCACGTCTCATCTGAGCGTCTTGTTTGCTGCACGTTCCATTAATGTTAACATGAGGTGTGGCATTGCAGTGGAGTTAACAGAAGGCTAGGCTGCCCACACCAAAGGCAACTTGCAGCCCAGGTGCTGCTTTAAGTGGAGATGCTGATGAAAGATCACCATGTCATAACTCACCTAGAGACGGACATTCCACTTATCCCCCACATCATGACTAGACTTGTCTTAGTAGAGTTCTAAGGGCCTATTGCATTTAGAACAGGGTTAGTCAGGCACAACATTTGTTTAAAACTTGGTTTTGAACCAAGttaatgatttgatttgattttgatattAATtttgatccccattagctgttctGTTACTATCAcatctactcttcctggtgtccacaAACTGTGTGCTATTCAAGTGTTTTCTTTGTCCTTCACTTGATCCATTAATGACAAACTATCAATAATTTGCTTGTTTCATTTGGTTGTGACACCTTGTTGTCTTACCTATTGAGAGAGAGACCATGTAATTTGGTTGCCAAGATGAACAATCATATTGTTTGACAGAAATATACAAAGTTATATTGCCATCTATTCTGAAATCTTTTGTTTTTCCAGTTTCCAGAGAACCCCTTCCCTACGACGCAAATGGAGGAAAAGGTATGGAGGTTTGGACGGCAACAAATTACTGGAGCCAAATAAGGAGGAGGACATGAGAGGTAGGCTACACTGCAGGAACGCCTAATTGTGTGTATGAGACTGTTTCAGTGATGTTAACGATGTGGCTTTTTTCCCCCTGTGATTTTTGGCCTATGGGGCTTTTGATTGTGGGTGTTGCCTCAAAGTGCTATAATAAGGAGCTGTGTGGGATGGTGAAACTGAGGAGGATCTACTCTAACCAGACGTCGGTCATTAAAACAGAGCATGTGGACTGTTGTAGGGCCGACAACATGTGAGGGAAAGGAGGCAAAATCAAGTCCAGATGAATTGATGTGCCAGTGGTACTGGTTGTTTATCTGACAAAACAGTAAAATAATTGCCATACAAAAGCATGAGTGTATTTATTATAACTTGTCTTATTAAAGAAATGAACATGCAACAGTGTATTTAACCTTTATATGCATGCATGACAGTgtacgttaaaaaaaatatatatgcatgATATTTTCACAACCCATGTGTTATACAGGTGGTTGTAATAGTCTTCTCAGACAGGCTACTCCTCTCTTTACCCCATTCTTGGGTCAGGGGAAATGCTGTCTGCATTCCTCTGTCTGGAATGTTCCAATCAAACAGTATAGACATCAACTCCAGTAAACAAGATACTGGAGACTCAAGCATTGAAGTACAAAAACTACAAATATGTTTATTCAAAGGTTGTGTGTAGTTTTTATTGCTCACTTTTTGATGAGCATTAGCCAATGTTGACGAACGCTGTGTTAAGACATGACATTGTACTAGATAGGCCAGAATTGCTGATGTCAAACAGTATACTTGGAAGGGAATGGCATGTATACTGCTCTTGTCTGTGTGGTAACATAATGAGTGTTTCACTTCTCTTCTCAAGAGTGAAAGTTTAAAATAAAACCATTAAACCCTGTGCAGATTTACCATGGAATCTACTGGTGTTTGTATGGGGAGTGTGGTTCTGGGTTTTTTGGGGGTGGGTTGAGAGTTATTTCAGAAAGTGACTTGACAGGGATGTgaaatattgttttatttgttaTATTTTCAACTTCTGTGAGCAAGAACTAATAGTGAGTCAGGAAAACGCTGCTGTTGGGATCTAAAAGTGGACTCTGACAGTAAACAACTTTATAGCGTCACATGACATTCAGGGCTGTTTGCATGTAGACATTTTACACAATGCACCTTTTAATGATAAGGTTGGGATACTATTATCATCGTCTTTGTTACAAAAGTCTCCTGAACTCTTGTGATAATAATAGGCTATTCTGAGTTGTGTAAACTTATTTTTTATACCCTATTAACATTGCTGATGAGACCAACACATTTAATTTGCAGTCAGAATTTGAAAAGAACACCATTAATAAATTTGAAAAGAACAACATCCACATAAACATGTAAAGACATGGATTAAACTAAAAAGCCTGGATTTTGTCATTCATGTCCTTTCCTTTGTCATTTGTTTTGCTTTAGAAAATGACGTGATGACGGAGGCCCATGAAGAGAGGAATCCTTCCCCTGTGAAAGGTGCTGAGAGCCAGGTACGTGCTGTGTCCTGCCTGaatctgacacacaaacaacacGCCAATATCACTCTCTCACACAACATACCCCTGCGTCACCCCAACACGCCCACCTCACTAGATCAAAGTGGGGGAGTTACCCGCACTTTTGTCAAGAAAGCCAAAGCAGCAAGATTTCTGCGTTGTCAGGGTCTTA
The sequence above is a segment of the Coregonus clupeaformis isolate EN_2021a chromosome 19, ASM2061545v1, whole genome shotgun sequence genome. Coding sequences within it:
- the c19h15orf40 gene encoding UPF0235 protein C15orf40 homolog codes for the protein MHKIPKKTKTNKTVGLQKPSQTPSSSGQVTRDKNKVVTISVQAKPGSEQNAITEAVGVAIAAPPTDGQANADLVLELKRREAKSFWTRAPDPEKIVKVTGSLTPEQVLDRLTQEASR